The DNA segment TCATAACAGTCGAGCGGATGTGATTCGTACTTATCTATAGATAATGCGAGTcattaaattttgtttttgcgAATTCATTATGGATCTTTGTAGTTCAGTTTTTGCTTCTtgctgattttattttcttgttatagtGGTGAAAGAATATCTGCAAAAGAGTGGCCCAGTTCACTTGAAATCAAGGGGAGAGTAAGACTTGATGCGTTTGAGAAGTTTCTCCAAGAGCTTCCATTGTCACGCAGTCGTGCTGTCATGGTATCTAATGTTACTTTTCTTCATTGTATTGCTGTATCCTTATATTCTaagttcatttaaaaaaaaaaaaaaaaaaaaaaaaggtccctTCCAACAAGCTTGGTATTTTCATCGATCTCCCATCTAGTAATCGTACCGTGTGGCATCATCCAATACACCAATGACATTTGTCTTAGGCTAATGAGACCTTTGGTCATATTTGGCACGaggaaaattataaatttaaaggaaaaatatttttttgggcgAATGATCTCCTTTGAAGTTCTTAACTTGCTTAAACAGGGCTTTGCTTTCCTGCTCAAGCTGTTCGAACAAATACAACGGAGTCGTCTTCTTTTATCTGCCAAAGTTTGTAATAAATAGATATGATAAAAATGCCCCCAATTAAATGATTGTCCAATTGGCACGACGTTGTTGGATGGTTGcatcgtgtgtgtgtgtgtgtgtgagagagagagagagagagagagagagagagagagagagagagagagagacgccaGTAATCTCGTGGTATACAAGCTGTAACAATTAATTGAACCCACGCAATTGACAAGTCACTCTTTACTTTCAAGTGAAAATGTCGCTCCCATGTGATAAGAAGCCTTATCAGATTattaaatacagaaaaatctgTTGGTCACCCCCAAAAATGAAGTTATCTTTTTGAGTTTTCTCTTTcctattgttattattgttaatattataatatctaATCCTAATTTTCTGTTGTATTTTGCCTTTTCGCAGGTGATGCATTTTGTTGTTGGAAATGGGTCTCTTGAGAGCGAGCAAGCGAGTCTTCTTGAGGTAAATTTAGAGATTTAGAAACCAatttcaacttatttcatctcatcattataattcttttaaatttttatataaaatataataaacatttaattattttatattctaaaacaataataatattaaaaataatattttattcaacttttatctaaattcatctcattttaattcacTATTCAAATCAAACCTGGATCTTAATCTGGATCTTAATCTGTATTAAGATTGTGGTTTTGTCCTTTTGATAGGCGAAATCAATTCACGTGCTTCGAATTTGCCGTGTTTGCAGGTGGCAGATTCATACGTTTCGGATGAGAGAGTGGGTTTTGCGGAGCCTGCGCCTGGGGTGGAACTTTACTTTTGTCCGCCACATAAATCAACACTTGAAATCCTCCCAACGGAGCACGTCGAGTCACTTAATAAAATCGATAATGGCCTAATTGGTGTTATTGTTTGGAGAAAGGCCCAGCTAACTTCCAGGATATCAATCAACTCATCCTCACATCAGAAACATAAAAAGCAAAATGTCACATCTAGTACGAGACAGCAACAAACGAATATGAATGCCAGTTTCACACCCAAATCAAACCCCCCTCGAGGCTTAACTCCCACCAATTTCAAACCCTCACCTGATGATGAAGACGACGATGTTCCTCCTGGGTTTGGCCCCCGTGATGAAGATGACCTTCCTGAGTTCAAATTTTCCGGTGGCTCGGTCCCATCTTCGCAACACAATTTTGTCAAAACTAGGGGGCTTGGACCGGCACCAATTCCTTCACTTTCTCAAACCCCATCTCGCCCTGTGGATCAAATCAGGGAGCTTATACACAAGTACGGACAACCTCAGGCCGTTGGGTCTTCAGGAAACTGGCAGGACGATAAACGTTTTGGGGTTGCGGTTCAGCCATGGAATGATGACGATGACGACATACCGGAGTGGCAGCCACAAGCCCCTCGGCACCAACTTCCACCCCAACAGTCTATTTACAGCTTTCAGCAACCAATCCTGCGGCCACATTTGGTGAACCAACCACCTTTGGGATCAACTCCTCAACAGCCATCGCATGAGTCAATGGTGGCGATGCAGTCTCTGCAACCATCCATGAATGTGACGCAGGTCCCACAAGGAACTTGGTGGGTTCCTACTGTCCAGGGGAGTGGGCAGCAACCAAGTAACTTAGCTTCTCAACCCAATGTAGGGCAGTTTTACGGGGTGCCCGGTCGAGGTGTTGTGCAGCCAGGCGTGGCCTGGCGACAGAATGCCCCCCAAAGTGGAGGCGTCtgatatttttttcattgtatAGTTATGTCTCATTTTCCCATTTTCAAGTTATGCGCAGTTCCATTACGATAGACGTTTTTCATGGTGGCTAGCTTCGCAGTTTCTGGAGCATGCCAAAAACCAATTTTGCCATGCTACAGAAAAGGGCATAATCAATCAAGATAAAGATGTTAGTTTAGGGGAGCTGCTAGCTTTTAAGCGTTTCATGGCGTAGGATGAATAATTTTCTAAATCCTGGAACTCTCAACATTGCCGAACCCTTCCGGATCACAATTGGAACGTTTTGGATGTTGTATGGGCGGAGTGGCCCTATTTGTGTGTACCATGATTACTTTTGTACAATGTTGGCTTCTGGTCATTAAATACTGTAGGATTCTCGTGCGCATATTCTTTGTACTTAACGCATCACTTTAGGATGTccgaattaaaatttatacggTAAATAAAGGGGGTGGTCTGCAGAAGTTTCAGACTGTAGAGGTGAAGAAGCTGGCAGAGACACGTGCGAAGAAGAAGGGTTTTacaataggaaaaatatagttgtaaacataatgcattaatttatacattaatatgatgtgattggtcaaaaagtaaattttattaaaaataatattaatttaaattttaaatatgaataaattagtattgatacATAGATTATTACAAGATCgtgtttgtatatagcaaaactccatCCAGGAAGATCACAAGGGGAAGAAAGAGCAAAAATAGTCACAAAGAAAGAAGGATACATAGCACAACAGCCTGGTAAAAACCAGTAAAAATACAAAGAGGAAAGGTATTTGGGAATAATTTCTCAGTACGCTGGCATCTCTCTCCGAGTGTTCTAACACCAAAGTGGATCTCTTGGATATAATGCAACTTTAATTTTTTCGAGTGGGTTTCATTGATGTCCCCAAATTAGTGTCAAATAGATGTAGAAAAAAGATAACAAGGTCCTCAACTCAACCCCCCAAAGCACGCTTAAGGCCTACTCTTTGCTCAGGTGTCAATCTCGTAGGAAACTTCACCTCaaattttatcctcaaatcGCCTCTATTACCTGGCTCTTTCACTATTGGCATTCCCTCTCTTGCAACGACAAACTCATAACTTGGGCTCACAATGTCAGTCACCGGAATTGATAAATTACGGCCATCAAGCGTGACGAGATTAACCGTGGTCCCTCCCAGTGCCTCGGCCAACGACACTCTTTGGTTCACAATGAGGTCATTCCCATCTCTTTTGTATACATCATGGGGTTTCTCATCAATCACAAACACCAGGTCTGCTGGGAGCTGGTTATGCTGTTCATTTCCTTTGTCTGGGAAAGTGATCTTGGTTCCTTTCTTCCATCCAGGCTTCACATCAATGGTCAATATCTCTGTTTCTGGCACTTGTCGCCTGCAATGCAATGTTTGCAGAGGAAATAACAATTATCAATTAGAGGAGGAACAAGTGAGACTGAAGTTGTCAAAAAAGAAGTCGTTTATGATGTTTAAAAGGATTCCATCGCCTtctttttttacttatcaaTGAATTTTATCACTCAAGGATTATAGACCAACATCTATACCAGCAGCATGACATTCTCGCGATGTTCAGATGTAGAAGAACTGAAGAAATTGGGCACTTTCATTGttacaaggaaaaaaatggaaacAGAACAATTTTGTTTATGCCTATGTttttgcaattaaaaaaaaggaagacattagagtattagtaatttactatattaCAGAGCAGATTAGCATGATGAACTGTGGAAAAATGCCATTGAACACgctcaaaagaaggaaaaactttCATCCTTAACCTGAAAACCAAATAATCCAATCTACCAAAGGTTATAGAGTTGGTGGAGATTGCAAGTGGATAATTACTGTGAGCAGATGCGCCAGTTTTGAAAGTAAGTTGGCCCTCACTCAAGCAAGAAAATGACAAGAAGAGATGTCATATGCTATTACATAAGGTCACCATAGAGTAAAACCTTCAAAAGAAGCACATCGATCCAGGTTTCAATCTGTTTCTTGGTTAGGTAAGATCATTCCAGCAGTTTATCAAGGGAGAAAGCAAGAAGGATCAACAgtttgagaagaaaatacaTACCCATTAGCATCAACAACAGTCCTTGaaatcttcattttccttgttGATCCAGAGTAAAGCTCTGCAAGGCTGCATGGCAGTTTGCTCTCCACAGGTGGTGGTTTCTTTGGCATGCTGCCCTCACTATTTGTTCGAAATATATTGTCACTCCCACTGAACCCTCCAAAGATCCCTGAGCCATCAGACGGGAACCTCATAGACCTCCCAGGTCCTGAAGAACCGAATCCAAAAGGGCTACTTCCAAAGAATTCTGCAAAAATGTCCTCTGCATTCCTAGGGTTGAACCCACTTTCCCCACAGCCATTTCCAAATGGGAACCCACCACTGCCAGATGGTGGCATATCTTTCAACCCTTCCTCACCATACTGATCATAAATAGCCCTCTTCTGCGGGTCACTCAATACCtgaatttaactaaaaaaatttaaatttacattcTATCAAGTCAAGTGTAATATTAACAgaaattaaccttaaaaattcaaatatgatTGCAGATGCTATCATTAAGGAGCAACCTTATTGTAAACTAATATTAAGTATAAGATAGTGCTTCTAAGTTCTATTTGAATTTCGAGAAActgtagaaaaagaaaagaaatttagaACCCAAAAAACTGTGAATCCATTCTATCTTAAGCCATGCCTTCCCTTCTTTACATATATCTGAAAAAGTCGTCTTTCTTGCTATCTCAACCACGATGATTTAGAAAATTAGAAACAATATACACTGACTCTTTTACTTTTGCTAACTTGATTTTGTCTCTAGTCCCATACATGTGTTCATTTTCACATAATGTTTTATCTCAGTCATCCATCTTACCGTTTCAATTTTGAGGCTATCAGCTATGCTAAGATTACGATCATGTTACTTCCTGACAATCCCATatctaataacataattttattctGGTAAGGAAAAACGACGCAGATTGAAggggacaaaaaagaaaagaaaaagaatctcagacttgattttctttccttctcctaAGTCAAGCAAAATTCAAGCAAGCTATTTTAAATGTAACTACCAAACCAACGAGCTACAAGGGGAAAAAAGGGAATCCAATGGAAAACAGAAACAACATCTTGGGACAAGAAAAGTCGGGAAAAAAGCATTGCCTCATAGGCTTCGGAGATCTGCTTGAATTTGGCTTCGGCTTCTTTCTTGTTTGTGGGGTTCTTGTCAGGATGCCATTTCATTGCCAATCTCCTATAAGCCTTCTTGAGATCTTCATCGGTAGCATTCCCGTTCACCATCAATACTTTGTAGTAATCAACACCCATTTCTGATCGTAGCCCAATAAATGTTCGATACAAACTTTTCTTAAATCTTCAAACCTTTACCCTTCCCACAAACACCCAGATCATCAAACAGGATCCTTTGCTCAGCTCTCACAcaaactctctctccctctaccTCTGACAATTAGGCGTCAAAATCAGCTTCCTCCAGAAGAAACCACATGAAAATGGTGAAAGAAAACAGAATTGTTGGGAAATCTGAAACGGTGATCCTACAATATCATTGATCTTCCTCGCTGAATTTTTCTAAGGAAGTTTTCACGTCTAGAAAGAGACAAACATAACGAGCATTATGGTTTTGGTGCCAATGGAGATTTTTGGGTTTCATGAATTATAAACCGAGAGTTGCGGACCTCTGTTTGTTAATGTCGTTTGAAACATTAAATACCTTctcatttttgttattttattttattttttcctttcgtTTATTTCCGGCTAGGAGTTTTCTTCTTTGTGAGAGCCACGGCCCACGCCAACATTTACTACATAAAAATTTCTCTTCTGTGGCCATACAACAcgacatttaaaataaataataaccgAAACACATCGAGTGAACAATCAAAAGTTTCAAACTCTGCAATTCAGGCGATTTTTGACAACGACGTAAATTAAAAGGCCTGCAAACCCACTTTCACATATCTCTTTGTCAATAAAGAAAGCATTTTTCAGCTTACGAAGGGATGACATCCTATCAAGAAGCATATTGAAATTTCAGGTATTAGAAGCCGGCCCAAGTCTTTTCATCCCAAGATAAACCTAAACCAACTCTTCCCACGACACGTTTCATGATGTCTTAAAAACAGGAAATCAAAAGCATTGTGAACGCACAGTAGATTTTCTGGGTACATTTCTCATGGAAATCGAAGTTTCTAGATTTTTCTCTAGTAACCCGAGGTAGCATAATTCTAAATTCTACACTGTAATTCGATGTAATCACAGTCATGGGTATTGATctcttcaataaaatctacgTTTCTTAGAGCGCAGGACGAAGAAACGAACAAATTTGCAAATTCTGTACGAATAATTAACCGTTGGAATTGTAGAAAGAAGCATTGCAGGGTAAAGCGGAACAGGAGCTTTGGACCTAAATTAGCAAAAAGAAAGCTCCATGGATAGTGGGATTGCAGTAGAACTGCCTTTAGTGAAATTTAAGGATTCGTTTGGTCGCAGGAAACAGCACATAGCAGAAAGGAAAAGACGAAATTGGGCGCTGTAAAATTGTAAATTGGCCAAGAATCAGGTAGTccattgctctctctctctctctctctctctctctctcttttattgtttattttatgggCAGTccatttgttcttttatttacaCCTTGGGCGAAATTGTGTCTCCCCTGAATGTTCCTTTTTCGGGCGCCACCAGGTATAATCGGAGACAACCAATCTTAAATATCTAGATTCCAGTTacttttatcttaaaataattacaccTTGAGAAGAACATTGGTATCATTTTAACAAGTTTAGTCAAAGGATGAAGCACCGTCAAgaggtatgtttttttttaataggtagcACCTTCAGAGGTATGTACGCCCGTTCGCGTAATAGTAATAGGTGATTTGATGGGTACGATAGGCATAACAAATCCAGAGGTTGAACTTGAGATGGGGTTCAATCTCCCATAGCTGGGGCTATATGTATCTAAACACATTGCCTCGGGAAAAAAGTACAGAAGCGGAACCATTACGGATGCTTCAGGTGACATTAGAATGAAACCATTACACAGCATATACCCCAAGCATGTCGGAGGAAATTAAGAGATACAAAACAACAAAGAtcactttcatttaaaaaaaaaaactgaaaccaGCACACTAACTCTGCACAGGGGTATCTGGCCCttcaaacagaaaaaaaaaaagaagaaaaaataggagaaaaagaGCCTTAGAAAGAAAAGGGAGAAGTGAATAACAAGCAGCTGAGAACTTTACATACATCTCGACTGGTGTCTACTGTCTCCAAGGAAGATCCCATATTTGTATACGGCTTATCTACAAGACCAAATATGCCAACAAAAACAATTGTGATTGTTGTTCACAAAGTCAATCAGGAGATAGTTACGGAGCCCTTGGAACTAGATGAAGCGGCATTGGCTTCACCCCCTATATTCTTCAGTTTCAGTGATGCACAATCAACTGAAGATCCAAATTCTGAAACATCCCCGATGTCCAAAGTATCTGGCAGAATTTCAGAAGTCTCAAGAGAATAGAACTGTCAAATGAAGGCAATCATGTCCTTAGAATGataacagtaaaagcataaGATAATTCaatcaattaaatttatttgattattatgaAAGAGAATGCCTAATAAGTAACTCCTATAAGAGACTGGGTTTATAATATTCTAGTAACAACTCTATTGAAAAGCAGGAATTGCAGCAAACAGGTATTTAGAATACATATTCCCcaaatttatttaatcattcgattcattgtttttatttgttttatatttggcAAGGaagtaaagaaaacaaaaatttcgAAAGTTATAAAACTCCAAATTAAATACTTTACTCATTCACCTCAAGTTGGTTCAGCATGTCCATAGTCGCGTCCAAGTCACCCTTATTTGCCAAATAGACATCAGTAAGTGACTGAACAGATATACCAGGAAATGACATCTGAAGATATTCCAAATCCATGTCATATTCTTCATCAGATATTTGCTTATCTGTCACTTGATTCACATTTTGTGCCGATGGGACATACGCATGGACAGGTTGGCTCTTCAATGTGAAAACTTCTGGACTGGGGACTTTTTCAGTACCGTGGGACTTGGAGTCAATAGAAGCTTTGTGATGGAGCTGCACAGGGCCTCCAAACTGGACACACTCATTGTCAATTTTAGAGACTCTTGCTGTCACATAAGTGCTATCATTTGCATCTCTCTTGGAGAGCGGAATGTATGACTCTGCATATGGATTCAGAGAAGATGGCTTCATGTCTTCAATTCATAAAAGCAAAAGATCACTGTTCCctttcggaaaaaaaaaaaaaaaaaaacaggaaaCGAAAAATCACACTATTAGCAGATACGACAAATGGTGaactaaatttcaattaaaCTAAACTTCAAAGCTTCTAGGCCATAATAggtattataaaatatgaaaacaagAGTCAAGATTATAATTGGAACCCAATGAAAtcataataaatattacaagaactTCTTCCTCTCAAGAAATGGAAGATCCATTCACCACCCTCTCATACTGAATCGGGGATATTACATTCATGCGCATAATTTTCACACCAACCAAACACAGAAATccctcaaacaaatatcaattatattaataatcttTTCGTAACTACCCCAGAGGCTACTTAGCAATCTCTCCTTGTATGAAGGGACAACTCAAACCGTACACGGGTGAATTCATATTATAACTTCAGAAATATAACTGAAAAATTTATACATGAAACCAAATTATACATAGAGAGGAAAATCTTCACTTACATTGAAAGACTCCGGTCGACAATATAATAGGAAAAGCGATCCTGAGGCTTAGAATATCTATGAACACCTTTTACCACGGATCATAGATCAATTCTAAGTCCACAAAAGGGAAGTTTTTTGTACGTCATACAGATTACAAATGTAAACATCACCCCCTCTCGTGAAGAACTTGATAAATGCAAATAAGAGGAGAATGTTCGAAATTGATCACTAATGTTTTAGTTTCTCTTCTTTGGTCACTGACCtacagaatatttttttttatattctggCCATCCTATAATGAAACTAATCCGACCCGAAAAATAAAACCCACGCCCAAAAATTCTAATTCAATGAAAAAAGATCCATGATTCAATCAATAATCCAAAATTTCATAGAAAAACTAgtgaaaacgaaaaaaaaaaaacaaagtgaaTGTGAACGATTGGAGATAGAGCGGAAACAAACCGAAGAGAATCAATCTCCTGAGGCAAAAATGAGAGCGATCAAAATTGAAAGAGCGATGAAAACCCGAATAGTGTTCCAGACCGGTCAGCCCGGAGCGCtcaagaaaatggaaaatgaaTGATCGAAGGGGATACGTGGGTGGGGGGTATTTCTGCATCGAAAAGTTTCGTAACGGAGTGTTGAGGTCTGTTTGGAAACAGGGTTATCGTAACCGGGCAAATATTTGAGATTTTACCTTAAAGGCACCTCCTTTACCTACCTCTTTTTTAACCCTTTACCATTTCTAGACAAgatgtatttttcaaaaacagctTATAAAATTATtcgatattttttatatttatttcataataaaaacttattaaattatatcaaattttaattattcaGCCGTAACATTCCttactataataataaaaaaatcttaatttttatattattctattttgtattatcagtttttgatatatttttgttttatccaACACTAATGTCGTGgttgttataattatataataatatttctctaatcATTATTTCTTTGTGATATATTA comes from the Carya illinoinensis cultivar Pawnee chromosome 8, C.illinoinensisPawnee_v1, whole genome shotgun sequence genome and includes:
- the LOC122274185 gene encoding polyadenylate-binding protein-interacting protein 6-like isoform X1 codes for the protein MQKYPPPTYPLRSFIFHFLERSGLTGLEHYSGFHRSFNFDRSHFCLRRLILFESYIPLSKRDANDSTYVTARVSKIDNECVQFGGPVQLHHKASIDSKSHGTEKVPSPEVFTLKSQPVHAYVPSAQNVNQVTDKQISDEEYDMDLEYLQMSFPGISVQSLTDVYLANKGDLDATMDMLNQLEFYSLETSEILPDTLDIGDVSEFGSSVDCASLKLKNIGGEANAASSSSKGSVTIS
- the LOC122274184 gene encoding dnaJ homolog subfamily B member 1, which codes for MGVDYYKVLMVNGNATDEDLKKAYRRLAMKWHPDKNPTNKKEAEAKFKQISEAYEVLSDPQKRAIYDQYGEEGLKDMPPSGSGGFPFGNGCGESGFNPRNAEDIFAEFFGSSPFGFGSSGPGRSMRFPSDGSGIFGGFSGSDNIFRTNSEGSMPKKPPPVESKLPCSLAELYSGSTRKMKISRTVVDANGRQVPETEILTIDVKPGWKKGTKITFPDKGNEQHNQLPADLVFVIDEKPHDVYKRDGNDLIVNQRVSLAEALGGTTVNLVTLDGRNLSIPVTDIVSPSYEFVVAREGMPIVKEPGNRGDLRIKFEVKFPTRLTPEQRVGLKRALGG
- the LOC122274185 gene encoding polyadenylate-binding protein-interacting protein 5-like isoform X2, whose amino-acid sequence is MKPSSLNPYAESYIPLSKRDANDSTYVTARVSKIDNECVQFGGPVQLHHKASIDSKSHGTEKVPSPEVFTLKSQPVHAYVPSAQNVNQVTDKQISDEEYDMDLEYLQMSFPGISVQSLTDVYLANKGDLDATMDMLNQLEFYSLETSEILPDTLDIGDVSEFGSSVDCASLKLKNIGGEANAASSSSKGSVTIS